The Pyrococcus horikoshii OT3 genome includes a window with the following:
- a CDS encoding Mov34/MPN/PAD-1 family protein, which translates to MRVKIRRELLEYLLELAKSFYPREVAGFLRMKDGVFEEVLIVPKGFFGESSVYFDLTLMPHDESIKGTFHSHPSPFPYPSEGDLMFFSKFGGIHIIAAFPYDEDSVKAFDSEGREVELEVID; encoded by the coding sequence ATGAGGGTTAAAATTCGTAGGGAACTGCTTGAATACTTACTGGAACTTGCAAAGTCGTTTTACCCCAGGGAAGTTGCAGGCTTCCTTAGGATGAAGGATGGAGTATTTGAGGAAGTACTCATAGTGCCAAAGGGATTCTTCGGGGAGAGTTCAGTTTACTTTGACCTAACTTTAATGCCCCACGATGAAAGCATAAAGGGAACCTTTCATTCGCATCCATCCCCATTTCCCTATCCCTCCGAAGGGGACCTCATGTTCTTCTCAAAGTTCGGTGGGATCCATATAATAGCGGCCTTTCCGTACGATGAGGATAGCGTCAAAGCCTTCGACAGTGAGGGGAGGGAAGTTGAGCTTGAGGTCATTGATTAA
- a CDS encoding ASCH domain-containing protein, producing MKVYRLYLRDEYLEMVKSGKKRIEVRVAYPQLKGMKRGDKIIFNDEVPAEVIEVKHYETFRQVLREEPIDKIFPDEPSFERALRRFHNLYPKWKENRYGVIAIKFKLLGRERK from the coding sequence ATGAAAGTTTACAGGCTCTACCTTAGGGATGAGTACCTGGAGATGGTTAAGAGCGGGAAGAAGAGGATAGAGGTTAGAGTTGCTTATCCCCAGCTTAAGGGGATGAAGAGAGGGGATAAGATAATATTTAACGATGAGGTTCCGGCCGAAGTTATAGAGGTGAAGCACTACGAAACCTTTAGGCAGGTACTCAGGGAGGAACCGATAGATAAGATATTTCCAGATGAACCTAGCTTTGAGAGGGCCTTAAGGAGGTTTCACAACCTCTACCCGAAGTGGAAGGAAAATCGCTATGGCGTCATAGCGATAAAATTCAAGCTCCTGGGGAGGGAAAGGAAGTGA
- a CDS encoding DUF790 family protein — translation MLPRELLDARRSRGRIYLNFASDEHLKLAKAVLIAFKSSIGQSYAELQEKLRHLETASNYKKVRGFAKIIERECKFSMATNLDPWEVRKFLFERGYVTSEFDRIKVLREAAEHFGASIEEIERAIFADREEEKILEEVPEINPEELIKRYNLSLLQTLMFEAVRLTFKVSSNYKEILRGVKKLGLMYEVIDEGIEVTGPASLLKLTRKYGTSIAKLIPGIVKAEEWWMRAEVVEDKRIYIFELSSEESVMLPKIMERIEYSSSLEREFASKIKRILGVDVIYEPEIIKVGNYAYIPDFLIKKGNKKVYVEIVGFWTRDYLKRKLEKISKAKIQMLLIVNDELFAEKASRFSGKEVLLMKKGKIPYKDVIMKIKEMLKS, via the coding sequence ATGCTTCCCAGGGAACTCCTCGATGCCAGGAGGAGCAGAGGAAGAATTTACCTGAACTTCGCGAGCGATGAACATCTAAAGCTTGCCAAAGCAGTATTGATAGCCTTTAAATCAAGCATTGGACAAAGCTATGCTGAACTACAGGAAAAGCTAAGGCACTTAGAAACTGCAAGTAACTACAAGAAGGTTAGAGGCTTTGCCAAGATAATCGAGAGGGAGTGCAAGTTTTCCATGGCAACTAACTTAGATCCCTGGGAAGTTAGGAAGTTTCTCTTCGAGAGGGGATACGTGACGAGCGAGTTTGATAGGATTAAGGTGCTAAGGGAAGCAGCTGAACACTTTGGGGCTAGCATTGAGGAGATTGAGAGAGCAATATTCGCGGATAGGGAAGAGGAGAAAATACTGGAGGAAGTGCCGGAAATAAATCCAGAGGAGCTGATAAAGAGGTACAACCTTTCGTTACTTCAAACCTTGATGTTCGAAGCCGTAAGGCTAACCTTCAAGGTTTCTTCAAACTACAAGGAGATATTAAGGGGAGTGAAGAAGCTCGGCCTGATGTACGAGGTAATCGATGAAGGGATAGAGGTTACCGGGCCAGCTTCCCTTCTAAAGCTCACCAGGAAGTATGGAACTTCAATCGCTAAACTTATACCCGGGATAGTTAAAGCTGAGGAGTGGTGGATGAGAGCGGAGGTAGTTGAAGACAAGAGGATTTACATCTTTGAACTCTCGAGCGAAGAAAGCGTAATGCTTCCTAAGATTATGGAAAGGATCGAGTATTCCTCCTCGCTCGAGAGGGAGTTTGCAAGCAAGATAAAGAGGATCCTGGGGGTCGATGTTATATACGAGCCGGAAATAATCAAAGTTGGTAATTATGCCTACATCCCAGATTTCTTGATAAAGAAAGGGAATAAGAAGGTTTACGTTGAGATAGTCGGCTTCTGGACGAGGGATTATTTAAAGAGAAAGCTTGAGAAGATATCAAAGGCTAAGATTCAAATGTTACTCATAGTTAACGACGAGCTATTCGCGGAGAAGGCCTCAAGGTTCAGCGGAAAGGAAGTCTTGCTCATGAAGAAGGGGAAGATCCCCTATAAGGATGTCATAATGAAGATCAAGGAGATGCTCAAATCTTAG
- a CDS encoding ASCH domain-containing protein — translation MKNLKFDGRYKDDIISGKKKATIRLGRKVNLKPGEEVLIHAGGYVLGKARITRVTTKKVSELTDEDARKDGFKSREELLEALREHYKFVKPDSPATIVEFEMLSVLDKPILSADYPYEGNNPIEIAELALEHLDNLSFEEVALLKLFLKEGSLRKAAMKLGGLNKRYKIREVLRKAYEELKKRGIMQPKI, via the coding sequence GTGAAGAATCTTAAGTTTGACGGTAGGTACAAGGATGACATAATATCGGGGAAGAAGAAAGCCACCATAAGGCTCGGAAGGAAGGTTAATCTAAAGCCGGGAGAGGAAGTTTTGATCCATGCTGGAGGTTACGTCCTTGGAAAGGCTAGGATAACTAGGGTAACTACGAAGAAGGTTTCTGAGCTTACGGATGAAGATGCGAGGAAAGATGGGTTTAAAAGCAGAGAAGAACTTCTTGAAGCTTTAAGGGAGCACTACAAGTTCGTTAAACCCGATTCCCCAGCTACCATAGTGGAGTTCGAGATGCTCAGCGTTCTCGATAAGCCGATACTCTCGGCTGATTATCCATATGAAGGGAACAATCCCATCGAGATAGCGGAACTAGCTTTGGAACATCTAGATAACCTTAGCTTTGAGGAGGTAGCCCTTCTAAAGCTCTTCCTCAAGGAGGGTAGCCTTAGAAAAGCGGCAATGAAGTTGGGTGGATTGAACAAGAGGTACAAGATCAGGGAAGTCCTTAGGAAAGCGTATGAAGAGCTAAAGAAGAGGGGAATCATGCAACCTAAGATTTGA
- a CDS encoding DEAD/DEAH box helicase family protein — protein MKLYYDRGTIKIIGSSYVPFARWDERCNCYRALAYKYRDIVEFLKSEGVDFEDHVLDNVIPSPFYEDVEFELRDYQREAVERWMMEKRGIIVLPTGSGKTIIAMEIMRRLSVSTLVVVPTLALLEQWKERLSIFGEVGEFSGKKKELKPITVTTYDSAYINAELLGDKFMLIIFDECHHLPAEAYRNIAQMSVAPYRLGLTAFPERSDNLHELLPDLIGPVVYKKGPGELIGTYLAPYEIVRIKVPLSREEREEYKKYYGIFKRYLEESGIEIKSLEDFQRIVMKTGMDNKAFKALRALEKSRKIALGSKGKIEELRKILERHRGEKIIIFTRYNELVYEISRKFLIPAITHKTDKKERSEILKKFRKGIYKAVVSSQVLDEGIDVPDASVGVIISGTGSPRELIQRLGRILRSAPGKEKAILYELVTPGTAEVRIASRRLSGLKKLNQ, from the coding sequence ATGAAGCTGTACTACGACAGGGGAACGATAAAGATCATAGGTAGCTCTTACGTTCCCTTCGCAAGATGGGATGAGAGGTGTAACTGCTACAGGGCGTTAGCGTATAAATACAGGGATATAGTTGAGTTTTTAAAATCAGAGGGTGTTGATTTCGAGGATCACGTTCTAGACAATGTTATTCCTTCTCCGTTTTATGAGGATGTTGAGTTCGAGCTGAGGGATTATCAAAGGGAGGCCGTTGAAAGGTGGATGATGGAGAAGAGGGGGATAATAGTCCTCCCCACGGGATCCGGGAAGACGATAATTGCCATGGAGATAATGAGGAGACTCTCCGTTTCAACGCTAGTCGTTGTTCCAACTTTGGCCCTTCTTGAACAGTGGAAGGAGAGGCTTTCAATCTTTGGTGAAGTTGGGGAGTTCTCTGGGAAGAAGAAGGAGCTCAAACCAATAACAGTCACGACTTATGATTCGGCATACATAAATGCTGAACTCTTGGGGGATAAGTTCATGCTAATAATCTTCGACGAGTGCCATCACCTTCCAGCGGAAGCTTATAGGAACATAGCCCAGATGAGCGTTGCCCCTTACAGGCTAGGTCTTACAGCTTTCCCAGAGAGATCTGACAATTTACATGAACTCTTACCGGATTTGATAGGGCCTGTAGTTTACAAAAAGGGCCCAGGAGAGCTAATAGGGACTTACTTAGCTCCCTACGAGATAGTTAGGATAAAGGTTCCACTCAGCAGGGAGGAGAGGGAGGAGTACAAAAAATACTACGGAATCTTCAAGAGGTACCTTGAGGAAAGCGGAATCGAGATAAAGAGTCTCGAAGATTTTCAAAGGATAGTCATGAAGACCGGAATGGATAATAAAGCCTTTAAAGCTCTAAGGGCCCTGGAGAAGTCGAGAAAGATAGCCCTGGGCTCAAAAGGAAAAATTGAGGAACTGAGGAAGATACTTGAGAGGCACAGGGGAGAGAAGATAATAATATTCACGAGGTACAACGAGTTAGTCTACGAGATCTCCAGGAAGTTTTTGATACCTGCTATAACCCATAAGACGGATAAGAAGGAGAGGAGCGAAATATTGAAGAAGTTCAGAAAGGGTATTTATAAAGCCGTTGTCAGTAGTCAAGTTCTAGATGAGGGAATAGACGTCCCAGATGCTAGCGTTGGAGTTATAATAAGTGGAACCGGTTCTCCTAGGGAGCTCATCCAAAGGTTAGGTAGAATTCTGAGATCTGCCCCAGGAAAGGAGAAGGCGATCCTCTACGAGCTCGTAACCCCGGGAACAGCTGAAGTTAGGATAGCGAGCAGGAGGCTTAGTGGCTTAAAGAAGCTTAATCAATGA